From one Verrucomicrobiota bacterium genomic stretch:
- the aspS gene encoding aspartate--tRNA ligase, with protein sequence MKRTHHCNELSKKNEGQNVQLIGWIASIRDHGGLVFVDLRDREGITQIVFDPKSFTELASLKDESVIEVTGIVRARPGDTVNSHIMTGDIEVIAEHLTIHNIAETLPFPLDDANADKVNEDLRLTYRYLDLRRRKNLRALRLRHNIARTVRGYLDRQDFVEVELPYLFKTTPEGAREFLVPSRQNPGSFYALSQSPQQYKQMLMVAGIERYYSIARCFRDEDLRMDRQQEFTQIDIEMSFIEREDIYALIEGMLKEVFQATRGMELKTPFLRMPFQEAMDRYGSDKPDTRFGLELVDVSDVFRESEFKVFRSCLDGKGVIKALNAKKLADITQGELKQLEDTAKMLGAKGLAYIKCEQGAWKSPILKFLSEAEQKALQEQLNIEEGDLIFFAATDWSHACTILGRIRLEVSKLLVQRGHLTISKNQFNFLWIIDFPLITFDDEQGRFVATHHPFTAPVEEDIAKLKTDPQHVKAQHYDIVLNGFEIGGGSIRIHQSDMQSFVMRDLLKLDEKTIQDRFGYMLQAFKFGAPPHGGIAIGLDRLAAILCGADSIRDVIAFPKTQKGQDLMAKSPSYASEKQLREVHITTVVPQK encoded by the coding sequence GTGAAGCGGACACATCACTGTAACGAATTATCGAAAAAGAACGAGGGACAGAATGTTCAGCTCATCGGTTGGATTGCCTCTATACGCGACCATGGTGGGCTAGTTTTTGTCGACCTACGCGATCGCGAAGGCATTACGCAGATTGTTTTTGATCCCAAGTCATTTACGGAGCTCGCATCGCTCAAAGACGAATCGGTGATTGAGGTGACGGGGATCGTTCGTGCGCGTCCCGGCGATACCGTTAATAGCCACATTATGACAGGTGACATTGAAGTAATTGCCGAGCATCTAACGATTCACAATATCGCAGAGACGCTACCGTTTCCGCTCGATGATGCCAATGCGGATAAGGTCAACGAGGACCTACGATTGACCTATCGTTATCTGGATCTTCGTCGGCGGAAAAATTTACGGGCCCTACGTTTACGCCATAATATTGCACGAACGGTCCGGGGGTATCTTGATCGTCAAGATTTTGTAGAGGTTGAGTTACCCTATCTCTTTAAGACCACACCGGAAGGTGCACGTGAGTTTCTCGTTCCGAGTCGGCAAAACCCGGGTAGTTTTTATGCCTTAAGCCAATCGCCGCAGCAATATAAACAGATGCTGATGGTTGCGGGGATCGAGCGGTATTATTCGATTGCGCGTTGTTTCCGCGATGAAGACCTTCGGATGGATCGCCAACAGGAATTTACGCAGATCGATATCGAAATGTCCTTTATTGAGCGTGAAGATATTTATGCTCTGATTGAAGGGATGCTCAAAGAAGTCTTCCAAGCGACTCGGGGTATGGAGCTAAAAACACCATTTTTGCGGATGCCGTTTCAAGAGGCTATGGATCGTTATGGTTCCGATAAACCGGATACACGCTTTGGTTTGGAGCTCGTAGATGTGTCGGATGTTTTTAGAGAATCCGAGTTCAAGGTGTTTAGGAGTTGTCTTGATGGGAAAGGCGTTATCAAGGCCTTAAACGCCAAAAAGTTAGCGGACATCACCCAAGGGGAACTCAAGCAATTAGAAGATACCGCTAAAATGTTGGGTGCAAAGGGTCTTGCCTATATCAAGTGCGAGCAAGGGGCTTGGAAATCACCGATTTTAAAATTTCTTTCCGAGGCGGAACAAAAGGCCTTACAAGAGCAGTTAAACATCGAAGAAGGCGATCTCATCTTTTTCGCAGCAACGGATTGGAGCCATGCATGTACCATTTTAGGGCGTATTCGTCTCGAAGTTTCAAAGCTCTTAGTGCAGCGCGGTCACCTAACAATATCAAAAAACCAGTTTAACTTTTTATGGATTATCGATTTCCCGTTAATTACTTTTGATGACGAACAGGGACGCTTTGTAGCGACACACCATCCGTTTACGGCACCCGTTGAAGAGGATATTGCAAAGCTAAAAACAGATCCACAACATGTGAAAGCCCAGCACTATGACATTGTTCTCAATGGATTTGAAATTGGTGGGGGCAGTATCCGGATTCATCAATCCGATATGCAGTCTTTTGTAATGCGCGATCTTTTGAAGCTCGATGAAAAGACGATTCAGGATCGCTTTGGGTATATGTTGCAGGCCTTTAAATTTGGTGCGCCACCGCATGGAGGTATTGCAATCGGGCTCGATCGATTAGCTGCGATTCTTTGTGGTGCGGACTCAATTCGCGATGTAATCGCATTTCCAAAAACACAAAAGGGACAAGATTTGATGGCCAAGAGTCCGTCTTATGCTTCCGAAAAACAATTACGCGAAGTTCATATCACAACAGTTGTTCCGCAAAAGTAA
- a CDS encoding ATP-binding cassette domain-containing protein yields the protein MIDVRHLTYAIGGRILLDDVSFCLPTCQTIGVVGVNGCGKSTLFRLILGDISAEKGEILKSSDAKIVTIRQEIRNFSTKLLDFVLEADVALMQLRQRAEIEHDGTRLAEIFEAIEGIDGYNAEVRAATILSGLGFSNDVLGNPLSAFSGGWQIRAAIAATLFAPSDILLLDEPTNHLDFETTLWLRSYLKKIKPDKTILIVSHDRMFLNTLCDKILHLPSGTLYSGNYDTFVVTRANQQAALERRIEKQTAARQHLQSFVDRFRYKATKAKQAQSRLKMLEKMEQLPRLDRDYSVKFSFPNPTVAVDRELIRIKNGSAGYGERVVLKNLNLKIDMGDRIALLGANGNGKSTLVKVLADRLPLLEGTMTVSKKLNRAYFSQQLTDQLDIDKTPYEFLSSFCIGMNETAVRSQLARFGLTQQKADTLIRNLSGGEKTRLLLAITTRHGPHVLILDEPTNHLDIEAKEALVDALNAYEGAVVLVSHDFFIVESVCEQLWLVKDQKCVPYDGDLEHYVQDVLNEKRQTKGSAKSKNTSGQNNKQRQNLEKQLVTLEQQLLEKQQQKIELEQRLNEQYSEATFQELTKLSQHIEQLEASWIELSEQSEA from the coding sequence GTGATTGACGTGCGACATTTAACCTACGCGATTGGAGGGCGTATCTTGTTAGATGACGTGTCGTTTTGTTTACCGACTTGTCAGACGATCGGCGTTGTCGGTGTCAATGGCTGTGGGAAAAGTACCTTATTTCGGCTGATTTTAGGCGATATTTCCGCAGAGAAGGGAGAAATTTTAAAGTCGAGTGACGCAAAGATTGTTACGATTCGTCAAGAGATTCGTAATTTTTCAACAAAACTGTTGGATTTCGTTTTAGAGGCAGATGTTGCATTGATGCAGCTACGTCAACGCGCAGAAATTGAGCATGATGGAACGCGGTTGGCAGAAATTTTTGAGGCCATCGAGGGGATTGACGGCTATAATGCGGAAGTCCGAGCGGCGACTATTTTATCGGGTTTGGGCTTTTCGAATGATGTTTTAGGAAATCCGCTAAGTGCATTTTCTGGTGGGTGGCAAATCCGAGCGGCTATTGCGGCGACGCTTTTTGCGCCATCCGATATTTTGCTCTTGGATGAACCGACAAACCATCTGGATTTTGAAACGACCCTGTGGCTCCGTAGTTATTTAAAGAAAATCAAGCCCGATAAAACGATCCTGATTGTTAGCCATGATCGGATGTTCCTCAATACATTGTGCGATAAAATTCTGCATCTTCCTTCGGGAACACTTTATAGCGGCAATTACGACACTTTTGTTGTTACGCGGGCGAATCAGCAGGCCGCATTGGAACGGCGCATCGAAAAACAAACTGCGGCACGCCAACACCTCCAATCATTTGTCGATCGGTTTCGCTACAAAGCGACGAAAGCCAAACAGGCGCAAAGTCGGCTCAAAATGCTCGAGAAGATGGAGCAACTGCCACGCCTCGACCGCGACTATAGCGTCAAGTTTTCCTTTCCTAATCCAACCGTGGCTGTCGATCGGGAATTAATTCGCATTAAAAATGGTTCTGCAGGGTATGGTGAGCGCGTCGTTTTGAAAAACCTCAATCTGAAAATTGATATGGGGGACCGTATTGCGCTTTTGGGAGCCAATGGGAATGGGAAGTCGACGCTCGTCAAGGTACTTGCGGATCGTCTGCCGTTACTCGAGGGGACGATGACGGTTTCGAAAAAGCTCAATCGTGCTTATTTTTCACAACAGCTTACGGATCAGCTCGATATCGATAAAACGCCCTATGAATTTTTGTCCTCTTTTTGTATCGGGATGAATGAAACCGCTGTTCGTAGCCAACTAGCACGCTTTGGACTCACACAACAAAAGGCAGATACCCTCATTCGAAACCTTTCCGGAGGCGAAAAGACACGTCTGTTACTGGCGATTACCACACGTCATGGCCCTCATGTCTTAATTCTCGATGAACCCACAAACCATCTCGATATCGAAGCTAAAGAGGCGCTCGTCGATGCCTTGAATGCGTATGAAGGCGCTGTTGTTCTAGTCTCACATGACTTTTTTATCGTAGAGTCAGTTTGTGAACAGCTATGGCTCGTCAAAGACCAGAAGTGTGTGCCGTACGACGGTGATCTTGAACACTATGTTCAGGATGTTTTGAATGAAAAACGCCAGACTAAGGGTAGTGCAAAATCCAAAAACACCTCCGGACAAAATAATAAACAACGCCAAAATCTAGAAAAACAGCTCGTAACACTTGAACAGCAATTACTTGAAAAGCAGCAGCAAAAAATAGAACTGGAACAGCGTTTGAATGAACAGTATTCCGAAGCAACATTTCAAGAACTTACGAAGCTTTCACAGCATATTGAGCAACTAGAGGCGAGCTGGATTGAGCTTTCCGAACAATCAGAAGCGTAG